A genome region from Penicillium psychrofluorescens genome assembly, chromosome: 3 includes the following:
- a CDS encoding uncharacterized protein (ID:PFLUO_005168-T1.cds;~source:funannotate) encodes MARKLSHQRVTYVLPLPDAPGGHRLGVNGLTVDPQNSILYSAGRDGVICSWDLDLPLSSSATSPLSSPGSSATRFRTQVQAHSHWINDIVLTQGNSALVSASSDTTVRLWRPHSESTEVPESIGKHSDYVKALASPGSQATWVASGGLDHKLYLWDLNGGGEILNIDAGGEDATEKGSVYALGAVSSVLASGGPENVVRVWDPKSGKLVTKFVGHTDNVRDILINEAGDTIMTASSDQTIKIWSLTAGRCMNTLTMHNDSVWSLYSEHPDLAVFYSSDRSGLVAKTDVRGSPDVEHGTCVAALQEHEGVVKVVATGDYIWTATPRSSINRWANVDTTLEIDAPPDPARTIDSAAAAPVDKPDKAAPKKIPFDAALQLSATSALLGSTSPGSGQSSDSGLEEGLGLTIPVHSLPQETIEGQHGLIKCLMLNDRKRTLTQDSAGEVVLWDLLKCVPLQTFGKKHIDDVASEINTTESIAHWCTVDIRTGRLSVILEPNRCFDAEVYADDADLPPSDISQFREDQRINLGKWVLRWLFAPLVDEEIERDSEFRQSAVARAEEYARLNPLSTSAPSDDIPRSAGIPITHDPSMPTLMSQATTLRSGSDFPGSPNTGIGIHIGTPSINYLSTSAQSASSPFPMLDAETPEHPHTDAPQSSYPDKNGDYFSLKPPADADKTPNPMSPSDVASPGVPQSPAEPDKEERKKGSLFGKKFFPKKLGRTSTDTKPPLLEEKPEETEVSSVKEEKIYEPNLSGVVDRIRHEYEEFLSAHPDRDLESAITPSPVNETPRLDIPSRTAVFIQEETGDTAVAADLYRGSVGSIEEDIARLQKSIPHWLGELLLKNQIPFKEQVKIAFVLKPYDDLLPPIAKAEPPTPNGTQSPSANGNTNNNNRLNANRMLRTKKVLAYVAERIDPADPDEPEESKMPPEEYLELYCQKQLCSPNMTLATIRTHLWRSSGDMILYYKANGKKEIKPPKSLLGVDDTHLTVNGAGTVNGESNAPPGSIHSTTNSASVEESTAT; translated from the exons ATGGCTCGCAAACTGAGTCACCAGAGGGTCACCTATG TCCTCCCTCTGCCTGATGCCCCCGGTGGGCACCGGCTGGGCGTCAATGGCCTGACCGTCGACCCTCAAAACTCCATCCT GTATTCCGCTGGTCGCGACGGTGTCATCTGTTCCTGGGACCTCGACCTGCCCctgtcctcctccgccacctcccccCTCTCGTCTCCCGGCTCTAGCGCGACCCGGTTCAGAACTCAGGTTCAGGCTCATAGCCACTGGATCAATGATATTGTCTTGACACAGGGCAACTCCGCCCTCGTCTCCGCCTCGTCCGACACCACCGTGCGACTGTGGCGACCGCACTCCGAATCCACCGAGGTGCCTGAGAGCATCGGCAAGCATTCCGATTATGTCAAGGCGCTGGCTAGTCCCGGCAGCCAGGCGACGTGGGTGGCGTCGGGTGGTCTGGACCATAAGCTCTACCTCTGGGATCTCAATGGGGGCGGGGAGATCCTCAACATCGATGCCGGCGGGGAAGATGCCACCGAGAAAGGCTCCGTCTACGCCCTCGGGGCTGTCTCTTCTGTGCTCGCCAGTGGCGGGCCAGAAAATGTGGTACGGGTATGGGATCCCAAGTCGGGCAAGCTGGTCACCAAGTTCGTTGGCCATACGGATAACGTGCGCGACATCCTCATCAACGAGGCTGGGGATACGATCATGACGGCCTCGTCCGATCAGACTATTAAGATCTGGTCACTGACGGCTGGCCGGTGCATGAACACTCTCACCATGCACAACGACAGCGTCTGGTCGCTCTATTCAGAGCACCCCGATCTTGCGGTTTTCTACTCCAGCGATCGTTCTGGTCTGGTGGCCAAGACCGATGTACGAGGCTCTCCGGATGTCGAGCACGGGACGTGTGTTGCTGCGCTGCAGGAACATGAGGGTGTCGTCAAAGTAGTGGCCACCGGGGACTACATCTGGACCGCTACCCCGAGATCGAGCATTAATCGTTGGGCCAACGTCGATACCACCCTCGAGATTGACGCGCCGCCTGACCCAGCACGAACGATTGACTCGGCCGCCGCTGCACCAGTAGACAAGCCCGATAAAGCCGCACCCAAGAAAATTCCTTTTGACGCGGCCCTACAATTATCAGCGACGTCGGCACTACTAGGCAGCACCTCGCCTGGGAGTGGGCAATCCTCAGATTCAGGCTTGGAGGAAGGGTTGGGTCTGACGATTCCTGTCCACTCACTTCCACAAGAGACTATCGAGGGACAGCATGGGCTGATCAAATGTTTGATGTTGAATGATCGGAAGCGCACTCTGACACAGGATTCGGCGGGAGAGGTGGTGCTATGGGATCTACTGAAATGCGTTCCGTTGCAAACATTTGGTAAGAAGCATATTGACGACGTCGCCTCCGAGATAAACACCACCGAAAGCATCGCCCACTGGTGCACGGTGGATATCCGCACAGGAAGGCTGTCGGTCATTCTGGAGCCCAATCGCTGcttcgatgccgaggtgtatgccgacgacgccgactTGCCTCCGTCTGATATATCGCAGTTCCGGGAAGATCAAAGAA TCAACCTTGGCAAATGGGTCTTGCGCTGGCTGTTTGCTCCGTTGGTGGATGAAGAAATCGAACGTGACAGTGAATTCCGTCAATCCGCTGTGGCCAGGGCAGAAGAATATGCCCGGCTCAATCCGCTCAGTACCTCGGCACCTAGCGATGATATTCCTCGCAGCGCCGGCATCCCGATCACTCACGATCCTTCAATGCCGACTCTGATGAGCCAGGCGACAACCTTGCGCTCGGGCTCGGACTTCCCGGGCAGCCCTAATACGGGAATTGGCATTCACATTGGGACACCCTCGATAAACTACCTCAGCACTTCAGCTCAGAGCGCCTCCTCCCCGTTTCCCATGTTGGATGCAGAAACACCAGAACATCCACACACCGATGCTCCCCAATCTTCCTATCCTGACAAGAACGGCGACTACTTTTCATTGAAACCCCCTGCTGATGCCGACAAGACTCCTAACCCCATGTCCCCCTCCGACGTGGCATCACCGGGCGTACCCCAGTCGCCAGCTGAGCCTGACAAGGAAGAACGCAAGAAGGGCTCTCTGTTTGGGAAGAAGTTCTTCCCCAAGAAGCTGGGCCGCACTTCCACAGACACGAAGCCTCCGCTCCTAGAGGAGAAGCCAGAAGAGACGGAAGTCTCTTCggtcaaggaagaaaagatcTACGAACCCAATCTTAGTGGTGTGGTTGATCGCATTCGCCACGAGTACGAGGAATTCCTCTCTGCCCATCCAGACCGGGACCTGGAGTCGGCCATCACGCCCAGTCCCGTAAATGAAACACCGCGACTCGATATTCCTTCGCGGACTGCCGTCTTCATTCAGGAGGAAACGGGCGATACCGCCGTGGCGGCGGATCTCTACCGAGGCAGTGTGGGCAGTATCGAGGAAGATATTGCACGCTTGCAGAAGTCGATTCCTCACTGGCTTGGTGAGCTTCTTCTGAAG AACCAAATCCCCTTCAAGGAACAGGTTAAGATCGCTTTTGTTTTGAAGCCGTACGACGATCTTCTACCACCGATTGCCAAGGCTGAGCC GCCCACTCCCAATGGCACTCAGAGTCCCAGTGCGAACGGAAATACCAACAACAATAATCGACTGAACGCCAACCGCATGCTTCGAACCAAAAAGGTGCTGGCTTATGTGGCCGAGCGCATCGATCCTGCCGATCCCGACGAGCCTGAGGAATCGAAGATGCCTCCGGAAGAATACCTCGAGCTGTATTGCCAGAAGCAG TTGTGCTCCCCCAACATGACTCTAGCAACCATCCGCACTCACCTCTGGCGCAGCTCAGGAGATATGATTCTCTACTACAAGGCGaacggcaagaaggagatcaaaCCACCCAAGTCCTTGCTCGGCGTCGATGACACCCACCTTACCGTCAATGGTGCGGGCACGGTCAATGGCGAAAGCAATGCACCCCCTGGCAGTATCCATTCGACGACCAACTCCGCGTCCGTTGAGGAGTCGACCGCTACTTAA
- a CDS encoding uncharacterized protein (ID:PFLUO_005169-T1.cds;~source:funannotate), with protein MASHSDTGPLVNSLWTRSLISGAIAGLTVDCSLYPLDTIKTRLQKARDHTAPQTSRLTLRQTVRGIYAGLPSVLFGSAPSAASFFIVYDGVKRSLLPRSSHAETPSRSHVIVTHSLASSLGEIAACAVRVPTEVIKQRAQAGLFGGSSLAALKDILALRHAETPKTASGAAAQSVVPASRGYGAVIRELYRGAGITIAREIPFTVLQFTMWESMKETYAQRYLRAETGSVIVSPVPASTSAMFGSVAGAIAAGLTTPLDVIKTRVMLARRGDGGSEAPIRLKEVVRGIAQEGFGAFWRGLGPRVAWIGIGGAVFLGSYQWASNTLEGARETPLE; from the exons atggcctcccaCTCCGACACAGGGCCACTGGTCAATTCCTTGTGGACGCGATCGCTCATC TCCGGTGCAATCGCAGGTCTCACAGTCGACTGCTCCCTCTACCCCCTCGACACCATCAAGACCCGCCTCCAAAAAGCACGCGACCACACCGCACCCCAGACCTCACGCTTGACCCTGCGCCAAACCGTCCGTGGCATCTACGCCGGCCTCCCCTCCGTGCTCTTTGGCTCCGCCCCCTCTGCGGCGtctttcttcatcgtctACGACGGCGTCAAgcgctccctcctcccccgGTCCTCTCACGCAGAAACCCCCTCCCGTTCACATGTCATCGTCACACACTCTCTTGCGTCGTCGCTAGGCGAGATCGCCGCGTGCGCGGTTCGCGTCCCCACGGAGGTTATCAAGCAGCGCGCTCAGGCGGGTTTGTTCGGTGGATCGAGTCTGGCTGCGTTGAAGGATATCCTGGCACTGCGCCATGCTGAGACTCCAAAAACTGCCTCTGGTGCAGCTGCACAATCAGTAGTACCTGCGTCGCGGGGCTACGGAGCAGTGATCCGAGAATTATACCGCGGCGCGGGGATCACCATCGCGCGCGAGATCCCGTTTACCGTCCTCCAATTCACGATGTGGGAATCCATGAAGGAGACATATGCACAGCGGTACCTACGCGCTGAGACCGGCTCCGTGATAGTCAGCCCAGTACCCGCCTCTACGAGCGCCATGTtcggcagcgtcgccggCGCGATTGCCGCTGGACTGACTACGCCCCTGGACGTCATTAAAACCCGGGTTATGCTTGCTCGCCGTGGCGACGGCGGCTCGGAAGCACCAATCCGCCTTAAGGAAGTTGTTCGCGGCATTGCGCAAGAAGGCTTCGGTGCCTTCTGGCGTGGTCTTGGGCCCCGCGTGGCCTGGATTGGAATTGGGGGTGCGGTGTTTTTAGGTAGCTACCAGTGGGCATCGAATACGTTGGAGGGGGCGAGGGAGACACCGCTGGAGTGA